From the genome of Polyodon spathula isolate WHYD16114869_AA chromosome 14, ASM1765450v1, whole genome shotgun sequence, one region includes:
- the LOC121326745 gene encoding influenza virus NS1A-binding protein homolog A-like produces the protein MIPNGYLNFEDESFLDSTVAKMNALRKSGQFCDVRLQVCGHELMAHRAVLACCSPYLFEIFNSDLDSQGVFHVKLDDLNPEAVEILLNYAYTAQLKADQELVKDVYSASKKLKMDRVKQICGDYLLSKMDSQSCITYRNFASCMRDGRLLEKIDSYIQEHLLEVSEQDDFLKLPRLKLEVMLEDNASLPSNGKLYSKVIGWVQRSIWENGEHLESLMEEVQTLYYSADHKLLDGNLLDGQTEVFGNDDHIQFVQKKPLRENDHRQMSNSSSGSLSQSAAMQLCKHEWKYIASEKTTNNTYLCLAVLNGVLSVIFLHGRNSPQSSPSCTPCLMKSMSFEVQLEELEEKLLSPMQYARSGLGTSELNGKLIAAGGYNREECLRTVECYDPKKDCWTFTAPMRTPRARFQMAVLMGRLYVMGGSNGHSDELSCGETYDPNADDWIQVPELRTNRCNAGVCSLNNKLYIVGGSDPYGQKGLKNCDAFDPVAKSWTNCAPLNIRRHQAAVCELNNFMYAIGGAESWNCLNTVERYNPENNTWTLITPMNVARRGAGVAVYEGKLFVVGGFDGSRALRCVEVYDPAKNEWKMLGSMTSARSNAGVAVLERLILAVGGFDGNEFLNTVEVYNPETNEWSPFAKTFNFN, from the exons ATGATTCCCAACGGATATTTAAATTTTGAAGATGAAAGTTTCCTTGATTCGACAGTTGCCAAAATGAATGCTCTCCGCAAGAGTGGACAGTTCTGTGACGTCAGACTTCAA GTCTGTGGGCACGAACTCATGGCTCACCGTGCTGTCCTCGCTTGCTGCAGCCCGTACCTTTTTGAAATCTTCAACAGCGACCTTGACTCCCAAGGGGTCTTCCATGTGAAGTTAGATGACCTGAACCCTGAGGCAGTTGAAATATTGCTGAACTATGCCTACACTGCGCA GCTGAAAGCTGATCAGGAACTGGTTAAAGATGTATACTCTGCATCAAAGAAGCTAAAGATGGACAGAGTAAAACAG ATATGTGGTGATTATTTATTGTCAAAGATGGACAGCCAGAGTTGCATCACTTATCGTAACTTTGCAAGTTGCATGAGAGATGGACGCCTCTTGGAAAAGATTGATTCATACATCCAGGAACACCTGTTGGAGGTCTCTGAGCAGGATGACTTTCTCAAACTCCCCCGACTGAAG CTAGAGGTAATGCTTGAAGACAATGCCAGTCTGCCTAGTAATGGTAAACTGTACTCCAAGGTAATCGGCTGGGTGCAGCGCAGCATCTGGGAGAACGGAGAACATCTGGAGAGTCTGATGGAGGAG GTTCAAACGCTGTACTACTCAGCGGATCACAAACTGCTTGATGGGAATCTGCTTGACGGACAGACTGAGGTGTTTGGCAATGATGACCACATCCAGTTTGTTCAG AAGAAGCCTCTTCGCGAGAATGACCATAGGCAGATGAGCAACAGCTCCtctggaagtctttctcaaagTGCTGCGATGCAGCTGTGCAAGCACGAGTGGAAATACATTGCCTCAGAGAAGACAACAA ACAACACCTACCTGTGCCTGGCTGTCCTGAATGGAGTGCTCTCTGTGATCTTCCTGCATGGCCGCAACAGCCCCCAGAGCTCCCCATCCTGCACCCCCTGTCTGATGAAGAGCATGAGCTTCGAGGTGCAGCTCGAGGAGCTGGAGGAGAAGTTGTTGTCGCCCATGCAGTATGCTCGCTCGGGGCTCGGGACTTCAGAGCTCAACGGCAAGCTGATTGCAGCAG GAGGTTACAACCGTGAGGAGTGCCTTCGCACAGTGGAATGCTATGATCCCAAGAAAGACTGCTGGACTTTCACTGCTCCGATGAGGACACCCAGAGCGCGCTTCCAGATGGCAGTGTTAATG GGTCGGCTGTATGTGATGGGTGGGTCAAACGGACACTCCGATGAACTGAGCTGTGGAGAGACATATGATCCAAATGCTGATGACTGGATTCAGGTGCCAGAGTTACGTACAAACCGCTGCAATGCAG gTGTTTGCTCGTTAAACAATAAATTGTACATTGTGGGTGGATCAGATCCATATGGACAGAAAGGCCTGAAAAACTGTGATGCTTTTGACCCAGTTGCTAAATCCTGGACAAACTGTGCTCCTCTTAACATAC GGAGACACCAGGCAGCAGTGTGTGAGCTGAATAACTTCATGTATGCCATCGGCGGTGCAGAGTCCTGGAACTGTCTCAACACAGTGGAGCGCTACAACCCTGAGAACAACACTTGGACGCTCATCACTCCCATGAATGTTGCTCGCCGTGGAGCAGGAGTTGCCGTCTACGAGG GGAAGTTGTTTGTGGTTGGTGGGTTTGATGGCTCTCGTGCCCTGAGATGTGTGGAGGTGTACGACCCGGCCAAGAATGAGTGGAAGATGCTGGGCAGCATGACTTCAGCTCGGAGCAACGCTGGTGTGGCTGTGCTGGAGAGGCTCATCCTGGCAGTGGGAGGCTTTGATGGCAATGAGTTCCTGAACACCGTTGAAGTGTATAACCCCGAGACCAATGAGTGGAGTCCTTTTGCCAAAACTTTCAACTTCAACTGA